The following coding sequences lie in one Arabidopsis thaliana chromosome 3, partial sequence genomic window:
- the GSA2 gene encoding glutamate-1-semialdehyde 2,1-aminomutase 2 (glutamate-1-semialdehyde 2,1-aminomutase 2 (GSA2); FUNCTIONS IN: glutamate-1-semialdehyde 2,1-aminomutase activity, pyridoxal phosphate binding, transaminase activity, catalytic activity; INVOLVED IN: porphyrin biosynthetic process; LOCATED IN: chloroplast stroma, chloroplast, chloroplast envelope; EXPRESSED IN: 23 plant structures; EXPRESSED DURING: 15 growth stages; CONTAINS InterPro DOMAIN/s: Pyridoxal phosphate-dependent transferase, major domain (InterPro:IPR015424), Aminotransferase class-III (InterPro:IPR005814), Tetrapyrrole biosynthesis, glutamate-1-semialdehyde aminotransferase (InterPro:IPR004639), Pyridoxal phosphate-dependent transferase, major region, subdomain 1 (InterPro:IPR015421); BEST Arabidopsis thaliana protein match is: glutamate-1-semialdehyde-2,1-aminomutase (TAIR:AT5G63570.1); Has 34778 Blast hits to 34772 proteins in 2825 species: Archae - 734; Bacteria - 23568; Metazoa - 533; Fungi - 800; Plants - 388; Viruses - 10; Other Eukaryotes - 8745 (source: NCBI BLink).), translating into MAATLTGSGIALGFSCSAKFSKRASSSSNRRCIKMSVSVEEKTKKFTLQKSEEAFNAAKNLMPGGVNSPVRAFKSVGGQPVVMDSAKGSRIRDIDGNEYIDYVGSWGPAIIGHADDEVLAALAETMKKGTSFGAPCLLENVLAEMVISAVPSIEMVRFVNSGTEACMGVLRLARAFTGKQKFIKFEGCYHGHANSFLVKAGSGVATLGLPDSPGVPKAATSDTLTAPYNDIAAVEKLFEANKGEIAAIILEPVVGNSGFITPKPEFIEGIRRITKDNGALLIFDEVMTGFRLAYGGAQEYFGITPDLTTLGKIIGGGLPVGAYGGRRDIMEMVAPAGPMYQAGTLSGNPLAMTAGIHTLKRLSQPGTYEYLDKITKELTNGILEAGKKTGHAMCGGYISGMFGFFFTEGPVYDFSDAKKSDTEKFGKFFRGMLEEGVYLAPSQFEAGFTSLAHTSEDIQFTIAAAEKVLSRL; encoded by the exons ATGGCTGCGACGCTTACTGGATCAGGGATTGCTCTAGGGTTTTCGTGCTCCGCAAAGTTCTCTAAGAGAGCTTCTTCGTCGTCCAACCGTCGCTGCATCAAGATGTCGGTTTCGGTagaggagaagacgaagaaattCACTCTTCAGAAATCTGAGGAAGCTTTCAATGCTGCGAAG AACTTAATGCCTGGAGGTGTGAACTCACCTGTACGTGCTTTCAAATCTGTTGGTGGACAACCAGTGGTGATGGATTCTGCAAAGGGCTCACGAATAAGAGACATTGATGGAAATGAATACATTGACTATGTTGGATCTTGGGGACCTGCTATAATTGGTCATGCTGATGATgag GTTCTTGCTGCTTTGGCTGAGACAATGAAGAAAGGAACAAGCTTTGGTGCTCCTTGTCTCTTAGAGAATGTTCTTGCTGAGATGGTGATTTCAGCTGTTCCAAGTATTGAAATGGTTCGGTTTGTTAACTCCGGTACAGAGGCATGTATGGGTGTGCTACGTCTTGCTCGTGCCTTCACAGGGAAACAAAAGTTCATCAAGTTTGAAGGTTGTTATCATGGTCATGCAAACTCTTTCCTTGTCAAAGCAGGTAGTGGTGTAGCTACTTTGGGTCTACCTGACTCGCCTGGGGTCCCCAAAGCAGCTACTTCAGATACTTTAACAGCTCCATACAATGATATTGCTGCTGTTGAGAAGCTTTTTGAGGCAAACAAAGGAGAGATTGCTGCCATCATTCTTGAACCTGTTGTTGGTAACTCGGGTTTTATTACACCTAAACCAGAGTTCATTGAGGGAATACGCCGGATCACTAAAGACAATGGTGCTCTTCTTATTTTCGATGAAGTCATGACTGGTTTTCGTTTAGCCTATGGTGGAGCTCAAGAATACTTTGGAATCACACCTGACTTAACAACTCTTGGGAAAATCATCGGTGGTGGTCTTCCTGTGGGAGCATACGGTGGAAGAAGAGACATCATGGAAATG GTTGCACCCGCAGGACCGATGTATCAAGCTGGTACGCTAAGTGGTAATCCGTTGGCTATGACAGCGGGTATACACACGCTGAAGCGGTTAAGTCAGCCAGGGACATATGAATACTTAGACAAGATCACAAAAGAGCTTACAAATGGGATACTAGAAGCCGGGAAGAAAACCGGGCATGCGATGTGTGGCGGTTACATAAGCGGGATGTTCGGTTTCTTCTTCACGGAAGGACCCGTCTATGATTTCTCGGATGCAAAGAAGAGTGATACAGAGAAGTTTGGAAAGTTTTTCAGAGGAATGTTGGAAGAAGGTGTCTACTTGGCACCTTCTCAATTCGAGGCCGGTTTTACTAGCTTGGCTCACACTTCAGAAGACATCCAATTCACTATCGCAGCGGCCGAGAAGGTTCTAAGTCGGCTCTAA
- the DCF gene encoding HXXXD-type acyl-transferase family protein (HXXXD-type acyl-transferase family protein; FUNCTIONS IN: transferase activity, transferring acyl groups other than amino-acyl groups, transferase activity; INVOLVED IN: biological_process unknown; LOCATED IN: cellular_component unknown; EXPRESSED IN: 17 plant structures; EXPRESSED DURING: 10 growth stages; CONTAINS InterPro DOMAIN/s: Transferase (InterPro:IPR003480); BEST Arabidopsis thaliana protein match is: HXXXD-type acyl-transferase family protein (TAIR:AT5G63560.1); Has 2937 Blast hits to 2921 proteins in 191 species: Archae - 0; Bacteria - 0; Metazoa - 0; Fungi - 209; Plants - 2721; Viruses - 0; Other Eukaryotes - 7 (source: NCBI BLink).), whose protein sequence is MVASSEFIVTRKNPELIPPVSETPNGHYYLSNLDQNIAIIVKTLYYYKSESRTNQESYNVIKKSLSEVLVHYYPVAGRLTISPEGKIAVNCTGEGVVVVEAEANCGIDTIKEAISENRMETLEKLVYDVPGARNILEIPPVVVQVTNFKCGGFVLGLGMSHNMFDGVAAAEFLNSWCEMAKGLPLSVPPFLDRTILRSRNPPKIEFPHNEFDEIEDISDTGKIYDEEKLIYKSFLFEPEKLEKLKIMAIEENNNNKVSTFQALTGFLWKSRCEALRFKPDQRVKLLFAADGRSRFIPRLPQGYCGNGIVLTGLVTSSGELVGNPLSHSVGLVKRLVELVTDGFMRSAMDYFEVNRTRPSMNATLLITSWSKLTLHKLDFGWGEPVFSGPVGLPGREVILFLPSGDDMKSINVFLGLPTSAMEVFEELMKI, encoded by the exons ATGGTCGCCTCATCTGAGTTCATCGTCACAAGGAAAAACCCTGAACTCATCCCTCCCGTGTCCGAAACTCCGAATGGTCATTACTATCTCTCGAATCTCGATCAAAACATCGCCATCATCgtgaaaacattatattacTACAAATCGGAGTCAAGAACCAACCAAGAATCCTACAATGTGATCAAGAAATCTCTCTCAGAGGTTCTTGTTCATTACTACCCTGTCGCCGGAAGGCTGACGATCAGTCCGGAAGGGAAGATCGCCGTCAATTGCACCGGAGAAGGTGTAGTGGTTGTGGAAGCTGAGGCTAACTGTGGGATAGATACGATCAAAGAGGCCATCTCAGAGAATAGAATGGAGACGCTCGAGAAACTTGTTTACGACGTTCCAGGTGCCCGGAATATTCTTGAGATTCCACCGGTAGTAGTTCAG gtgaCAAATTTCAAATGTGGGGGTTTTGTCCTAGGACTAGGCATGAGCCACAACATGTTCGATGGAGTCGCCGCTGCGGAGTTCCTCAACTCGTGGTGCGAGATGGCCAAGGGTCTTCCTTTATCCGTCCCACCATTCTTGGACCGTACGATTCTCCGGTCACGAAACCCTCCCAAAATCGAGTTCCCACACAATGAATTCGACGAAATTGAAGATATTTCCGACACCGGAAAAATCTACGATGAAGAAAAACTCATCTACAAATCATTTCTTTTCGAACCCGAAAAGCTTGAGAAGCTCAAGATCATGGCGattgaagaaaataacaataataaggTATCAACATTTCAAGCCTTAACCGGGTTTCTTTGGAAATCAAGATGCGAAGCTCTACGGTTTAAACCGGACCAACGGGTTAAGCTTCTGTTTGCGGCGGATGGACGGTCAAGATTCATCCCACGTCTCCCGCAAGGATATTGCGGGAACGGGATTGTGTTAACCGGTTTGGTGACATCATCGGGAGAATTAGTTGGGAACCCTCTTTCTCACTCGGTGGGTTTGGTCAAGAGACTGGTGGAGCTGGTTACGGACGGCTTCATGCGGTCGGCTATGGACTACTTCGAGGTGAACCGGACACGGCCGAGTATGAACGCGACACTTTTGATTACATCCTGGTCAAAATTGACATTGCATAAACTGGATTTCGGTTGGGGAGAACCGGTTTTCTCTGGACCGGTTGGTTTACCAGGGAGGGAAGTGATCTTGTTCTTACCAAGTGGTGATGATATGAAGAGTATCAATGTGTTTCTTGGCCTTCCTACTTCAGCTATGGAAGTGTTTGAAGAGCTTATGAAGATCTGA
- the SWEET11 gene encoding Nodulin MtN3 family protein (Nodulin MtN3 family protein; INVOLVED IN: biological_process unknown; LOCATED IN: endomembrane system, integral to membrane, membrane; EXPRESSED IN: 22 plant structures; EXPRESSED DURING: 13 growth stages; CONTAINS InterPro DOMAIN/s: MtN3/saliva-related transmembrane protein, conserved region (InterPro:IPR018169), RAG1-activating protein 1 homologue (InterPro:IPR018179), RAG1-activating protein-1-related (InterPro:IPR004316); BEST Arabidopsis thaliana protein match is: homolog of Medicago truncatula MTN3 (TAIR:AT5G23660.1); Has 1006 Blast hits to 953 proteins in 116 species: Archae - 0; Bacteria - 2; Metazoa - 236; Fungi - 0; Plants - 627; Viruses - 0; Other Eukaryotes - 141 (source: NCBI BLink).) — MSLFNTENTWAFVFGLLGNLISFAVFLSPVPTFYRIWKKKTTEGFQSIPYVVALFSATLWLYYATQKKDVFLLVTINAFGCFIETIYISMFLAYAPKPARMLTVKMLLLMNFGGFCAILLLCQFLVKGATRAKIIGGICVGFSVCVFAAPLSIIRTVIKTRSVEYMPFSLSLTLTISAVIWLLYGLALKDIYVAFPNVLGFALGALQMILYVVYKYCKTSPHLGEKEVEAAKLPEVSLDMLKLGTVSSPEPISVVRQANKCTCGNDRRAEIEDGQTPKHGKQSSSAAAT; from the exons ATGAGTCTCTTCAACACTGAAAACACATGGGCCTTTGTCTTTGGCTTGCTCG GCAACCTTATCTCCTTTGCCGTGTTCCTATCTCCTGT GCCAACGTTCTATAggatttggaagaagaagacaacagaAGGGTTTCAGTCTATTCCTTATGTTGTGGCGCTCTTCAGTGCGACGCTTTGGCTTTACTATGCGACACAGAAGAAAGATGTCTTCCTCCTCGTAACCATTAACGCCTTTGGTTGCTTCATCGAAACCATCTACATCTCTATGTTCCTTGCCTACGCTCCCAAGCCAGCTCGG ATGTTGACAGTGAAGATGCTACTTCTTATGAACTTTGGAGGATTCTGTGCGATTCTCCTTCTTTGCCAATTCTTGGTAAAAGGAGCCACACGTGCTAAGATTATCGGAGGAATCTGTGTCGGATTCTCTGTTTGTGTTTTCGCTGCTCCTCTAAGCATAATC aggaCGGTAATAAAGACAAGAAGTGTGGAGTACATGCCCTTTAGCTTATCCTTAACCCTTACCATCAGTGCTGTCATATGGCTCCTTTATGGTCTTGCTCTCAAGGACATCTATGTTGCT TTCCCGAATGTGCTTGGTTTTGCTCTCGGTGCACTCCAAATGATACTCTACGTTGTCTACAAATACTGTAAAACGTCGCCGCATCTAGGAGAGAAAGAAGTCGAAGCTGCTAAGTTACCGGAGGTGAGCCTCGATATGTTGAAGCTAGGCACAGTTTCATCCCCTGAGCCAATCTCAGTGGTTCGTCAAGCGAACAAGTGTACCTGCGGAAATGATCGAAGGGCTGAGATTGAAGATGGACAAACCCCTAAACATGGCAAGCAGTCCTCTTCCGCAGCAGCTACATGA